The following coding sequences are from one Salvia hispanica cultivar TCC Black 2014 chromosome 3, UniMelb_Shisp_WGS_1.0, whole genome shotgun sequence window:
- the LOC125210474 gene encoding uncharacterized protein LOC125210474: MERAMFAFENRILTGIHAIKEQEQVEEQLAYGTTVDMFDEYLHVGNTTGRECLAKFCEGVIDTFGATYLRKPNAEDCHFLMGMHDREWKNCPAAWRGQFTSGYKGTHPTIILEAIVDHRLWIWHAHFGVAGSNNDINVLNTSSLFTEQCNGNSLTNSFPTDERRAVFAQRQESARKDVERGFGVLQARWAIVKGPARSWYRHHIANIMYAYIILHNMIIHDEGPRASD, translated from the exons ATGGAACGCGCAATGTTTGCTTTCGAGAACAGAATTCTCACAGGTATTCATGCAATAAAAGAGCAAGAGCAAGTCGAAGAGCAG ttggcctacggcacCACGGTggacatgttcgacgagtatcTTCACGTCGGGAATACAACTGGCCGGGAGTGTCTGGCAAAATTTTGTGAGGGCGTGATTGACACCTTCGGTGCCACATATTTGCGCAAGCCGAATGCCGAAGATTGCCACTTCCTGATGGGGATGCACGATAGG gagtggaagaattgtccgGCGGCGTGGAGAGGCCAATTCACCAGTGGGTATAAGGGTACCCACCCGACGATAATCCTTGAAGCCATCGTTGATCACCGTCTTTGGATCTGGCATGCTCACTTTGGCGTGGCGGGATcaaacaacgacatcaacgtgcTGAACACGTCGAGTCTCTTCACCGAGCAATGCAATGGCAATAGTCTG ACGAACTCCTTCCCAACGGATGAGAGGAGAGCCGTTTTTGCACAGCGGCAAGAGTCTGCACGGAAAGACGTGGAACGAGGATTCGGTGTGCTTCAAGCGCGTTGGGCAATAGTGAAAGGTCCAGCTCGTTCCTGGTACAGGCATCATATCGCCAATATCATGTACGCGTACAtcatcttgcacaacatgattattcaCGATGAAGGTCCAAGAGCAAGCGATTGA